The genomic region CGTGTAATCCAGATCCCGCCAATCGGTGTCGCACCGATTGTAGTTGACCATAAATAATTCAACTTGCAGATTGGACAGGTAGTTCGTAAGCAAAGTTTGGTGATTCATATTCTTCATCTCCATACAAGGTTAGTATTGTCCATCTAAAAGTTAGTGTTCTGCATGTCTATCCTTCCGCTGTAGAACTACAATACAAATGCAGACGATAACGGAAGGAATGAGAAAATAGCATGGATAAAAACGAATATTTGCAACAGATCGAAGCAACGATTGCCAAGGGGAAATTCAAGGACAATTGGAGTTCACTTAGCGCATTTCAAGTTCCTGAATGGTACCAGAAGGCGAAATTCGGCATCTTCATCCACTGGGGGCTGTACTCCGTCCCGGCCTATGATAGCGAATGGTATTCGCGAAATATGTATATTCAAGGTTCCAAAGCTTATGAACATCACCTTGCGGTGTACGGACCTCATAAGGAGTTTGGATATAAAGACTTCATTCCGATGTTTCGTGCAGAGAAGTTCGATGCAGATGAATGGGCAACGTTATTTAAACAGGCCGGAGCCAGATATGTTATGCCTGTAGCTGAGCACCACGATGGTTTTCAGATGTACAAGAGCGATATCTCTCACTATAACACATATGAAATGGGCCCCAAACGGGATCTTCTGGGTGAGATGAAGGTTGCTTATGAGAAGCAGGGACTGACCTTATGTGTATCGTCCCACCGTGCCGAGCATTGGTTCTTCATGTCTCACGGGAAGGAATTTGAGTCAGATATTCAGGAGCCCCTGAAGCGCGGTGATTTCTATTGGCCTGCCATGCCGGAACCGGATCATCATGATCTGTATGGTTCGCCTCCAACCGAGGAGTATCTGGAAGACTGGTTGATTCGTTGCTGTGAGCTGGTGGATCAATATCAGCCAAAGGTCTTCTATTTCGATTGGTGGATTCAAACGGTTGCATTCAAACCCTATCTTAAGAAATTCACTGCTTATTATTATAACAAGGGCGAAGAATGGGGCGTGCCTGTAGCGATCAATTATAAACATGAGGCCTATATGTTTGGCAGTGCCGTTCCGGATGTGGAGCGGGGACAGTTTGCTGAACTCAAGCCCTATTTTTGGCAAACCGATACGGCTGTCGCTAAAAACTCATGGTGTTACACGGAAAATAATAACTATAAATCGGCCGAGGAAATCCTTCGGGATCTCGTGGATATTGTAAGCAAAAACGGAAGCCTGCTGCTGAACATTGGACCCAAAGCAGACGGCAGCATACCGGATGAAGATCGGGACATTTTGCTGACCATCGGCAAGTGGTTGGAAGTGAACGGCGAAGCCATCTATGATACATCCTTCTGGCGTACGTTTGGCGAGGGTCCAACAGAGGTGAAGGAAGGGCAATTCACGGATGGGGATACGAAGGTATTTACGAGTGAAGATATACGGTTTACGGTAAAAGAAAGCAGTCTGTACGCGACGGTTCTTGCCTACCCGGACAACGGGGTGATTCACATTAAATCGCTGAAGGAACATTCTCACCATTTTCAAGGCGTTATTCAGGACATTCAGGTCCTTGGGTACGAGGAACAACCGAAATGGGAGAGAACAGCGGAGGCACTGACGATTACTACAACCAACGTGAAGAGTATAGCACCTGTCGTTTTCAAAATTGAATTGGATTAAGAGGGAAAAAGAATCGGTTAAAGAGCCGGTTCTTTTTTTGTTTTTCAGGGTCTGTTTGGACTATTTTTTAATAGGTGTATTTG from Paenibacillus sp. FSL R5-0341 harbors:
- a CDS encoding alpha-L-fucosidase — translated: MDKNEYLQQIEATIAKGKFKDNWSSLSAFQVPEWYQKAKFGIFIHWGLYSVPAYDSEWYSRNMYIQGSKAYEHHLAVYGPHKEFGYKDFIPMFRAEKFDADEWATLFKQAGARYVMPVAEHHDGFQMYKSDISHYNTYEMGPKRDLLGEMKVAYEKQGLTLCVSSHRAEHWFFMSHGKEFESDIQEPLKRGDFYWPAMPEPDHHDLYGSPPTEEYLEDWLIRCCELVDQYQPKVFYFDWWIQTVAFKPYLKKFTAYYYNKGEEWGVPVAINYKHEAYMFGSAVPDVERGQFAELKPYFWQTDTAVAKNSWCYTENNNYKSAEEILRDLVDIVSKNGSLLLNIGPKADGSIPDEDRDILLTIGKWLEVNGEAIYDTSFWRTFGEGPTEVKEGQFTDGDTKVFTSEDIRFTVKESSLYATVLAYPDNGVIHIKSLKEHSHHFQGVIQDIQVLGYEEQPKWERTAEALTITTTNVKSIAPVVFKIELD